The Maridesulfovibrio ferrireducens genome window below encodes:
- the pseB gene encoding UDP-N-acetylglucosamine 4,6-dehydratase (inverting), producing the protein MFNNKSILITGGTGSFGHKCTEMLLKKFSPKRVIIYSRDEFKQYEMARKFSAKEFPCMRYFIGDVRDKERLYRAFKGVDYVIHAAAMKQVPASEYNPFEAIKTNVLGAQNIINTAIDVGVKKVIALSTDKAVSPANLYGATKLCSDKLFVAGNLYAGAGETQFSVVRYGNVVGSRGSVIPLFLKQKETGTLTITDPRMTRFWITLEQSVNFVLDGFERMVGGEIFVQKIPSMNMVDLAKAMGPDCEIKHIGIRPGEKLHEVMISADDSRNTSEFDNYYVIKPDSEFMKTKYNQIGGKPVQEEFVYSSDKNTEWIDGEDLLKMISTLQIEK; encoded by the coding sequence ATGTTTAATAATAAAAGTATCCTGATCACTGGCGGAACCGGATCTTTCGGACATAAATGTACTGAAATGCTTTTAAAGAAGTTCTCTCCCAAAAGAGTCATTATCTACAGCCGTGACGAATTTAAACAGTATGAAATGGCACGTAAATTTTCTGCTAAAGAGTTCCCATGCATGCGTTATTTCATCGGCGACGTAAGGGATAAAGAAAGACTGTACCGTGCATTTAAAGGCGTAGACTACGTCATTCATGCCGCTGCCATGAAGCAGGTTCCTGCATCGGAATATAACCCCTTTGAAGCGATCAAGACAAACGTCCTCGGTGCACAAAACATCATCAACACCGCTATTGATGTGGGTGTTAAAAAAGTTATTGCACTCAGCACCGACAAAGCCGTAAGTCCCGCAAATCTTTACGGAGCTACAAAACTTTGCTCTGATAAACTTTTTGTAGCAGGCAATCTCTACGCAGGTGCCGGCGAAACCCAATTCAGTGTAGTTCGTTACGGTAACGTCGTCGGAAGTCGCGGAAGTGTTATTCCTTTATTCCTTAAACAAAAAGAAACCGGAACCCTGACCATTACAGACCCCCGCATGACCCGTTTCTGGATAACTCTTGAACAATCCGTAAACTTTGTTCTTGATGGGTTTGAAAGAATGGTAGGCGGAGAAATTTTCGTACAGAAAATCCCCAGTATGAACATGGTCGACCTTGCCAAAGCAATGGGTCCTGATTGCGAAATTAAACATATCGGAATCCGCCCCGGCGAAAAGCTTCATGAAGTAATGATCTCAGCTGACGACTCAAGAAATACATCAGAGTTTGATAATTACTATGTAATTAAACCTGACTCTGAATTCATGAAGACCAAATATAATCAGATTGGTGGAAAACCGGTTCAAGAAGAATTTGTATACAGTTCGGATAAAAACACTGAATGGATTGATGGCGAAGACCTTTTGAAGATGATCTCCACCCTTCAGATTGAAAAATAG
- the pseC gene encoding UDP-4-amino-4,6-dideoxy-N-acetyl-beta-L-altrosamine transaminase has product MGNPKKIPYGCQSIDEHDLKAVADALTSGWLTTGPKVSEFEQAIAKLSNVAHGVAVNSGTAALHAAMYAFEVKEGDEVIVPPMTFAASANCVAYMGATPIFADVDPDTLLISPEKVEQLITPKTKGIIAVDYAGQPCDYDALRTIADKHGLFLAADACHSIGGNLNGKMVGSLADISLYSFHPVKHMTTGEGGMAVTDNPEYDRRMRIFRNHGITADFRQRDGWFYEMEDLGFNYRLTDFQCALGLSQLEKLEQWIERRREIADLYAHEFAEIKELAPLGLRPGAHHAYHLYVIRLKGSDCAPKRKALFDYLRENGLGVQVHYIPVHMHPYYQKTFGTHEGMCPVAEEAYNGIISLPMFPLMEDADVRSVTSTIKTFLAGNL; this is encoded by the coding sequence ATGGGTAATCCCAAAAAAATACCTTATGGATGTCAATCTATAGACGAACACGACTTGAAGGCTGTTGCTGACGCCCTAACTTCCGGATGGCTCACCACCGGCCCCAAAGTCTCTGAGTTCGAACAGGCCATTGCCAAGCTCTCCAATGTTGCGCATGGAGTTGCAGTGAACAGCGGAACAGCCGCTCTGCACGCCGCGATGTATGCCTTTGAAGTCAAAGAAGGAGACGAAGTCATTGTTCCTCCTATGACATTTGCAGCTTCGGCAAACTGCGTTGCATATATGGGCGCAACTCCGATCTTCGCCGACGTCGACCCGGATACACTGCTGATCTCTCCTGAAAAAGTTGAACAACTCATAACTCCGAAGACCAAAGGGATTATTGCCGTAGACTATGCTGGTCAGCCCTGCGATTATGACGCGCTTAGAACGATTGCAGACAAACACGGCCTATTCCTCGCTGCCGATGCCTGTCATAGCATCGGAGGCAACCTGAACGGAAAAATGGTCGGATCTCTTGCGGACATTTCACTCTATAGCTTCCACCCGGTTAAACACATGACCACGGGCGAAGGCGGAATGGCCGTTACCGATAATCCAGAATATGACAGACGCATGCGCATTTTCCGCAATCATGGAATAACAGCTGATTTCAGACAACGGGACGGCTGGTTCTATGAGATGGAAGACCTCGGGTTCAACTACAGACTGACAGATTTCCAGTGTGCACTGGGACTCAGTCAGCTCGAAAAGCTTGAACAATGGATAGAAAGAAGACGTGAAATAGCAGACCTCTATGCTCACGAATTTGCTGAAATAAAAGAGTTAGCTCCTTTAGGCCTCAGACCCGGAGCCCATCACGCTTATCATCTGTACGTGATCAGACTAAAAGGCTCTGACTGCGCTCCTAAACGCAAGGCATTGTTTGACTATCTTCGTGAAAACGGCCTTGGAGTTCAGGTTCACTATATTCCGGTACATATGCACCCGTACTACCAAAAAACATTCGGTACCCATGAAGGCATGTGCCCGGTTGCAGAAGAAGCTTACAACGGAATCATTTCGTTACCGATGTTTCCATTGATGGAAGACGCTGATGTTCGGTCAGTCACTTCAACAATTAAAACCTTTCTTGCAGGAAATCTCTAA
- the pseF gene encoding pseudaminic acid cytidylyltransferase — MNVAIIPARGGSKRIKNKNVKMFSGNPIMHYSIKAAIDSKLFDQVIVSTDSELIANTAKDLGASVPFMRPAELSDDHTATAPVITHTLEWLLKNGFNPEFACCIYATAPFVRTTDLIEGFKLVKEGKTSSSFAVTSFPFPIQRALKITSDDQLEMFWPEHENTRSQDLPEAYHDAGQFYWINCQSFIKEPRFYTNESRPVILPRHLVQDIDTLEDWETAEFMYKLLNR; from the coding sequence ATGAATGTAGCCATTATACCAGCTCGTGGTGGAAGCAAGCGTATTAAAAATAAGAATGTTAAAATGTTTTCCGGCAATCCCATTATGCACTACTCAATTAAAGCTGCAATCGACAGCAAGCTATTTGACCAAGTTATTGTGTCTACCGACTCTGAGCTTATTGCAAATACAGCTAAAGATTTAGGAGCATCCGTTCCTTTTATGCGACCAGCCGAATTATCTGATGATCACACGGCAACAGCTCCAGTTATCACCCATACACTTGAATGGCTCTTGAAAAACGGCTTCAATCCAGAATTCGCCTGCTGTATATATGCAACAGCTCCTTTTGTCAGAACCACAGACCTGATTGAGGGCTTTAAACTTGTAAAAGAGGGAAAAACTTCATCATCCTTTGCTGTCACATCTTTTCCATTTCCGATTCAAAGAGCATTAAAAATAACATCTGACGATCAGCTTGAAATGTTTTGGCCCGAACATGAGAACACTCGGTCACAGGACTTACCCGAAGCATACCACGATGCAGGGCAATTTTACTGGATAAATTGCCAAAGCTTTATAAAAGAACCAAGATTTTATACTAATGAGTCACGCCCTGTTATTCTTCCTAGACATCTAGTGCAGGATATTGACACTCTTGAGGATTGGGAAACAGCTGAGTTTATGTATAAACTTTTAAACCGCTAA
- the pseG gene encoding UDP-2,4-diacetamido-2,4,6-trideoxy-beta-L-altropyranose hydrolase produces the protein MTVSLKDENLIIRADANPNIGIGHVMRCLALAQEWVKRGGKAILVGNIESKELIKKINEFQVDFLPLQQSYPDSDSDMTLLLKEARKSPSKSWIILDGYFFDSAYQKQLYTHFKKIILVDDYNHLEKYFASIILNQNLGSEDIKYKTNENSIVLAGAKYAMLRDEFRQKVQCKKETQDLKPQILISMGGADIDNISLKVLTALQYFSDKIKIILVVGPANPHTKALNTYAEKHANTLRIKSNVNNMAKLIREANVVISAGGSSCFEFCSQGKPIITIITANNQTGLATALEKAGVSINIGKFDASSKLRIIESLKLFFTTPDLYTSMGQKAKKIVDGKGTERIIDAITIQSGKIS, from the coding sequence ATGACTGTTTCTCTTAAAGATGAAAACTTAATAATCCGGGCCGACGCAAATCCTAACATCGGCATAGGACATGTCATGCGTTGCCTTGCTCTTGCACAGGAGTGGGTTAAGAGAGGCGGGAAAGCCATTCTTGTCGGGAATATTGAGAGTAAAGAATTAATTAAAAAAATTAACGAATTTCAAGTCGACTTTCTACCCTTGCAACAATCATATCCTGATTCAGATTCTGATATGACTCTGCTATTAAAAGAAGCGAGAAAATCACCTTCAAAAAGCTGGATTATTCTAGATGGTTATTTTTTTGATTCTGCTTACCAAAAACAGCTTTATACGCATTTTAAAAAAATAATTTTAGTAGACGATTACAATCACTTGGAGAAATACTTCGCGTCAATAATTCTGAATCAAAATCTTGGTTCTGAAGATATCAAATACAAAACAAACGAAAATTCTATAGTCTTAGCTGGCGCTAAATACGCAATGCTCAGAGATGAGTTTAGACAAAAAGTGCAATGTAAAAAGGAAACACAAGATCTTAAACCTCAAATATTAATAAGTATGGGAGGAGCTGATATTGATAACATCTCGCTTAAGGTCCTTACTGCTTTACAATATTTCTCAGACAAAATTAAAATAATATTAGTCGTTGGCCCTGCTAACCCACATACTAAAGCACTTAATACTTATGCGGAAAAACACGCAAATACACTTCGCATAAAATCAAATGTTAACAATATGGCAAAGCTAATTAGAGAAGCAAATGTCGTAATTAGTGCAGGAGGATCTTCATGCTTTGAATTCTGCTCACAAGGCAAACCAATAATCACAATAATCACTGCAAATAATCAAACGGGCCTTGCTACAGCATTAGAAAAAGCAGGAGTATCAATAAATATCGGTAAATTTGATGCTTCCTCTAAACTAAGAATAATTGAATCTTTGAAACTTTTTTTTACAACGCCAGACCTTTATACATCTATGGGACAAAAAGCAAAAAAGATTGTCGACGGCAAAGGAACAGAAAGAATAATCGACGCAATAACAATTCAGTCAGGAAAAATATCATGA